The Panthera tigris isolate Pti1 chromosome F3, P.tigris_Pti1_mat1.1, whole genome shotgun sequence genome includes a window with the following:
- the SEMA4A gene encoding semaphorin-4A isoform X2, which yields MALLAPGPDPWSLPGLFLFWLFLLPRLLTAGAAGQGPLPRVIYHAGDGRRVLSLFHQKGLQDFDTLLLSGDGGTLYVGAREAILALNIQDPGMPKLKNMVPWPASDQKKRECAFKKKSNETQCFNFIRVLVSLNATHLYTCGTFAFSPACTFIELQDSYLMPISQDKVVEGKGQSPFDPAHKHTAVLADGMLYSGTMNNFLGSEPILIRTLGPQPVLKTDNFLRWLQPDASFVAAIPSTHFVYFFFEETASEFEFFEKLHTSRVARVCKNDVGGDKLLQKKWTTFLKAQLLCAQPGQLPFNVVRHAVLLPATASADARVYATFSSQWQIGGTRSSAICAFSLKDFRRVFEGKYKELNKETSRWTTYGVPEISPRPGSCSVGPSSDKALTFMKDHFLMDEQVVGTPVLVKSGVEYTRLAVETVQGVDGHSHLVMYLGTTTGSLHKAVGSGNNTVHLVEEIQLFPEPEPVRNLLLAPAQGAVFAGSSRGIWRVPRANCSVYESCVDCVLARDPHCAWDPESRTCRLLPTPIPKSWRQDVEQGNPRFACATGPVGRSRQPQSRPEIIKEVLSVPNSIVELPCPRLSALASYRWSHGKAAVPEASAAVYNGSLLLLLQDGAGGLYQCWATENDFSYPVVSYWVHSQDQPLALDPELAGIPRERVEAPLTRVGGGAALAAQRSYWPHFLTVTVLLALVLSGALLLLLASPLGALRARGKVRGCETLPPGEKAPLSRKQHLQPPKDHTTSAGEVDADNNRLGSEVA from the exons ATGGCCCTCCTAGCCCCGGGCCCGGACCCCTGGAGCCTCCCGGgccttttcctcttctggctGTTTCTGCTGCCACGGCTGCTGACCGCGGGGGCCGCTGGGCAGGGGCCCCTACCCAGGGTCATATACCACGCAG GGGACGGACGCAGGGTTCTCAGCCTCTTCCACCAGAAGGGCCTCCAGGATTTCGACACTCTGCTTTTGAGTGGTGATGGAGGCACTCTCTACGTGGGGGCTCGGGAGGCCATCCTGGCCTTGAACATCCAGGATCCGGGGATGCCAAAGCTGAAGAACATG GTACCCTGGCCGGCCAGtgaccaaaaaaagagagaatgtgcCTTTAAGAAGAAGAGTAATGAG acACAGTGCTTCAACTTTATCCGTGTCCTGGTCTCTCTCAACGCCACCCACCTATATACATGTGGCACCTTCGCCTTCAGCCCCGCTTGTACCTTCATC GAACTCCAAGATTCCTACCTGATGCCCATCTCCCAGGACAAAGTTGTGGAGGGGAAAGGCCAAAGCCCCTTCGACCCCGCCCATAAGCACACAGCTGTCTTGGCAG ATGGGATGCTCTATTCTGGCACCATGAACAACTTCCTGGGCAGCGAGCCCATCCTGATCCGCACGCTGGGACCCCAGCCTGTCCTCAAGACCGACAATTTCCTCCGCTGGCTGCAGC CGGACGCCTCCTTCGTGGCAGCCATCCCCTCGACCCACTTCGTCTACTTCTTCTTCGAGGAGACGGCCAGCGAGTTCGAGTTCTTCGAGAAGCTCCACACGTCCCGCGTGGCCAGAGTCTGCAAG AACGACGTGGGCGGAGACAAGCTGCTGCAGAAGAAGTGGACCACCTTCCTGAAGGCGCAGCTGCTCTGCGCGCAGCCGGGGCAGCTGCCTTTCAACGTCGTCCGCCACGCGGTGCTGCTGCCCGCCACTGCCTCCGCAGACGCCCGCGTCTACGCCACCTTCAGCTCCCAGTG GCAGATCGGTGGGACCAGGAGCTCTGCCatctgtgccttctctctcaaGGACTTCAGACGTGTCTTTGAGGGCAAGTACAAGGAGCTGAACAAAGAGACTTCACGCTGGACTACTTACGGGGTTCCCGAGATCAGTCCCCGGCCAGGCAGC TGCTCCGTGGGCCCCTCCTCTGATAAAGCCTTGACCTTCATGAAGGACCATTTCCTGATGGACGAGCAGGTGGTGGGGACCCCCGTGCTGGTGAAGTCTGGCGTGGAGTACACGAGACTCGCGGTGGAGACAGTCCAGGGCGTCGATGGGCACAGCCATCTGGTCATGTACCTGGGCACCA CCACGGGGTCCCTCCACAAGGCTGTGGGGAGTGGGAACAACACTGTCCATCTGGTGGAGGAGATCCAGCTGTTCCCTGAACCTGAACCTGTCCGCAACCTGCTGCTGGCCCCCGCACAG GGTGCAGTGTTTGCGGGCTCCTCGAGGGGCATCTGGCGGGTCCCACGAGCCAACTGTAGCGTCTATGAGAGCTGTGTGGACTGTGTCCTTGCCCGGGACCCCCACTGTGCCTGGGATCCGGAGTCCCGGACCTGCcgcctcctgcccacccccatccc GAAGTCCTGGAGGCAGGACGTGGAGCAAGGGAACCCACGGTTCGCCTGTGCCACTGGCCCCGTGGGCAGAAGCCGCCAGCCTCAGAGCCGCCCCGAAATCA TTAAAGAAGTCCTGTCTGTCCCCAACTCCATCGTGGAGCTCCCCTGCCCCCGCCTGTCAGCCCTGGCGTCTTACCGCTGGAGTCACGGCAAAGCGGCGGTCCCAGAGGCCTCTGCGGCGGTCTACAACggctccctgctgctgctgctgcaggacGGGGCGGGGGGCCTGTACCAGTGCTGGGCCACGGAGAACGACTTTTCCTACCCTGTGGTCTCCTACTGGGTGCACAGCCAGGATCAGCCCCTGGCCCTGGACCCCGAACTGGCGGGCATCCCCCGGGAGCGTGTGGAGGCCCCGTTGACCAGGGTCGGGGGCGGGGCCGCCCTGGCCGCCCAGCGGTCCTACTGGCCTCACTTCCTCACGGTCACTGTGCTCCTGGCCCTCGTGCTTTCTGgagccctcctccttctccttgccTCCCCGCTGGGGGCGCTCCGAGCCCGGGGCAAGGTGCGGGGCTGTGAGACCCTGCCTCCCGGGGAGAAGGCCCCCCTGAGCAGAAAGCAGCACCTCCAACCTCCCAAGGACCACACGACCTCGGCCGGCGAGGTGGACGCGGACAACAACCGTCTGGGTTCCGAGGTGGCTTAA
- the SEMA4A gene encoding semaphorin-4A isoform X1 translates to MHPYPRLWTPGVLHCGWLEEPSGDSLWLSMALLAPGPDPWSLPGLFLFWLFLLPRLLTAGAAGQGPLPRVIYHAGDGRRVLSLFHQKGLQDFDTLLLSGDGGTLYVGAREAILALNIQDPGMPKLKNMVPWPASDQKKRECAFKKKSNETQCFNFIRVLVSLNATHLYTCGTFAFSPACTFIELQDSYLMPISQDKVVEGKGQSPFDPAHKHTAVLADGMLYSGTMNNFLGSEPILIRTLGPQPVLKTDNFLRWLQPDASFVAAIPSTHFVYFFFEETASEFEFFEKLHTSRVARVCKNDVGGDKLLQKKWTTFLKAQLLCAQPGQLPFNVVRHAVLLPATASADARVYATFSSQWQIGGTRSSAICAFSLKDFRRVFEGKYKELNKETSRWTTYGVPEISPRPGSCSVGPSSDKALTFMKDHFLMDEQVVGTPVLVKSGVEYTRLAVETVQGVDGHSHLVMYLGTTTGSLHKAVGSGNNTVHLVEEIQLFPEPEPVRNLLLAPAQGAVFAGSSRGIWRVPRANCSVYESCVDCVLARDPHCAWDPESRTCRLLPTPIPKSWRQDVEQGNPRFACATGPVGRSRQPQSRPEIIKEVLSVPNSIVELPCPRLSALASYRWSHGKAAVPEASAAVYNGSLLLLLQDGAGGLYQCWATENDFSYPVVSYWVHSQDQPLALDPELAGIPRERVEAPLTRVGGGAALAAQRSYWPHFLTVTVLLALVLSGALLLLLASPLGALRARGKVRGCETLPPGEKAPLSRKQHLQPPKDHTTSAGEVDADNNRLGSEVA, encoded by the exons aTGCACCCCTACCCAAGACTCTGGACACCTGGGGTTCTGCACTGTGGCTGGCTCGAGG AGCCATCTGGTGACAGCCTCTGGCTGAGCATGGCCCTCCTAGCCCCGGGCCCGGACCCCTGGAGCCTCCCGGgccttttcctcttctggctGTTTCTGCTGCCACGGCTGCTGACCGCGGGGGCCGCTGGGCAGGGGCCCCTACCCAGGGTCATATACCACGCAG GGGACGGACGCAGGGTTCTCAGCCTCTTCCACCAGAAGGGCCTCCAGGATTTCGACACTCTGCTTTTGAGTGGTGATGGAGGCACTCTCTACGTGGGGGCTCGGGAGGCCATCCTGGCCTTGAACATCCAGGATCCGGGGATGCCAAAGCTGAAGAACATG GTACCCTGGCCGGCCAGtgaccaaaaaaagagagaatgtgcCTTTAAGAAGAAGAGTAATGAG acACAGTGCTTCAACTTTATCCGTGTCCTGGTCTCTCTCAACGCCACCCACCTATATACATGTGGCACCTTCGCCTTCAGCCCCGCTTGTACCTTCATC GAACTCCAAGATTCCTACCTGATGCCCATCTCCCAGGACAAAGTTGTGGAGGGGAAAGGCCAAAGCCCCTTCGACCCCGCCCATAAGCACACAGCTGTCTTGGCAG ATGGGATGCTCTATTCTGGCACCATGAACAACTTCCTGGGCAGCGAGCCCATCCTGATCCGCACGCTGGGACCCCAGCCTGTCCTCAAGACCGACAATTTCCTCCGCTGGCTGCAGC CGGACGCCTCCTTCGTGGCAGCCATCCCCTCGACCCACTTCGTCTACTTCTTCTTCGAGGAGACGGCCAGCGAGTTCGAGTTCTTCGAGAAGCTCCACACGTCCCGCGTGGCCAGAGTCTGCAAG AACGACGTGGGCGGAGACAAGCTGCTGCAGAAGAAGTGGACCACCTTCCTGAAGGCGCAGCTGCTCTGCGCGCAGCCGGGGCAGCTGCCTTTCAACGTCGTCCGCCACGCGGTGCTGCTGCCCGCCACTGCCTCCGCAGACGCCCGCGTCTACGCCACCTTCAGCTCCCAGTG GCAGATCGGTGGGACCAGGAGCTCTGCCatctgtgccttctctctcaaGGACTTCAGACGTGTCTTTGAGGGCAAGTACAAGGAGCTGAACAAAGAGACTTCACGCTGGACTACTTACGGGGTTCCCGAGATCAGTCCCCGGCCAGGCAGC TGCTCCGTGGGCCCCTCCTCTGATAAAGCCTTGACCTTCATGAAGGACCATTTCCTGATGGACGAGCAGGTGGTGGGGACCCCCGTGCTGGTGAAGTCTGGCGTGGAGTACACGAGACTCGCGGTGGAGACAGTCCAGGGCGTCGATGGGCACAGCCATCTGGTCATGTACCTGGGCACCA CCACGGGGTCCCTCCACAAGGCTGTGGGGAGTGGGAACAACACTGTCCATCTGGTGGAGGAGATCCAGCTGTTCCCTGAACCTGAACCTGTCCGCAACCTGCTGCTGGCCCCCGCACAG GGTGCAGTGTTTGCGGGCTCCTCGAGGGGCATCTGGCGGGTCCCACGAGCCAACTGTAGCGTCTATGAGAGCTGTGTGGACTGTGTCCTTGCCCGGGACCCCCACTGTGCCTGGGATCCGGAGTCCCGGACCTGCcgcctcctgcccacccccatccc GAAGTCCTGGAGGCAGGACGTGGAGCAAGGGAACCCACGGTTCGCCTGTGCCACTGGCCCCGTGGGCAGAAGCCGCCAGCCTCAGAGCCGCCCCGAAATCA TTAAAGAAGTCCTGTCTGTCCCCAACTCCATCGTGGAGCTCCCCTGCCCCCGCCTGTCAGCCCTGGCGTCTTACCGCTGGAGTCACGGCAAAGCGGCGGTCCCAGAGGCCTCTGCGGCGGTCTACAACggctccctgctgctgctgctgcaggacGGGGCGGGGGGCCTGTACCAGTGCTGGGCCACGGAGAACGACTTTTCCTACCCTGTGGTCTCCTACTGGGTGCACAGCCAGGATCAGCCCCTGGCCCTGGACCCCGAACTGGCGGGCATCCCCCGGGAGCGTGTGGAGGCCCCGTTGACCAGGGTCGGGGGCGGGGCCGCCCTGGCCGCCCAGCGGTCCTACTGGCCTCACTTCCTCACGGTCACTGTGCTCCTGGCCCTCGTGCTTTCTGgagccctcctccttctccttgccTCCCCGCTGGGGGCGCTCCGAGCCCGGGGCAAGGTGCGGGGCTGTGAGACCCTGCCTCCCGGGGAGAAGGCCCCCCTGAGCAGAAAGCAGCACCTCCAACCTCCCAAGGACCACACGACCTCGGCCGGCGAGGTGGACGCGGACAACAACCGTCTGGGTTCCGAGGTGGCTTAA